The following are encoded in a window of uncultured Sphaerochaeta sp. genomic DNA:
- a CDS encoding glutamine amidotransferase, with the protein MKPIKVMLVGESWFSESSHHKGFDHFSSGIYETGQEHIRNALEADKEIEYTHLAGHLAGEEFPSSIEELSKYDVIILSDIGANSLLLSRRVFVEGKTSVNRLILIREWVKGGGALCMCGGYLSFAGIQASAKYFRTPIEEVLPVDIYTFDDRVETPEGVVIEVFDPEHPIIKNIPNQWPILLGYQEAPLKKDAHLILRTGYGHPLLATMEYGKGRSLVWMSDIGPHWCPHDFVEWEGYRLMWQNAMHWLAER; encoded by the coding sequence ATGAAACCTATCAAAGTCATGTTAGTTGGTGAATCCTGGTTCTCCGAGAGTTCTCACCACAAAGGATTCGACCATTTCAGTTCTGGTATCTATGAAACTGGGCAAGAGCATATAAGAAATGCCCTGGAAGCGGATAAGGAAATTGAATACACGCATCTTGCTGGTCATCTTGCTGGTGAAGAGTTCCCTTCCAGTATTGAGGAGTTATCAAAATATGATGTGATAATCCTTAGTGACATTGGTGCAAATTCGCTTTTACTAAGTAGACGTGTATTTGTTGAAGGCAAAACTTCGGTGAATCGTCTTATACTGATCAGGGAGTGGGTAAAAGGTGGTGGTGCACTCTGTATGTGTGGAGGATACCTGTCTTTCGCGGGTATCCAAGCTTCTGCCAAGTACTTCAGGACACCAATAGAAGAGGTTCTACCTGTTGATATCTATACCTTCGATGACCGTGTTGAGACGCCCGAGGGCGTAGTCATAGAGGTTTTTGACCCTGAACATCCAATTATTAAAAACATTCCAAACCAGTGGCCTATCCTCTTGGGATACCAAGAGGCACCCTTGAAAAAGGATGCTCATCTCATCCTACGAACTGGCTACGGGCATCCTCTTCTCGCTACAATGGAGTATGGAAAAGGACGATCATTGGTTTGGATGTCTGATATCGGGCCCCATTGGTGTCCTCATGATTTTGTCGAATGGGAAGGTTATCGGCTGATGTGGCAGAATGCGATGCATTGGCTAGCGGAACGATGA
- a CDS encoding HD domain-containing protein produces MQNTNHLIALLHEQMFTYERGNPERIAHLTKVHDYARTIGLLEGLDEETLATLEAATLVHDIGIKVSLEKYGNSRGDLQEKEGPPLARDLLTKLDFSSPIIERVAFLVGHHHTYTNIEGIDYQILVESDFLVNLQEKKTGVEAIRKVYEEIFKTKSGKQFCGEMFGI; encoded by the coding sequence ATGCAAAACACCAATCACCTCATCGCCCTACTCCATGAACAGATGTTCACCTATGAAAGGGGCAATCCAGAACGGATTGCTCACCTAACCAAGGTCCATGACTATGCCAGAACGATTGGTTTACTTGAAGGCCTTGATGAGGAAACACTAGCAACCTTGGAAGCAGCCACGCTTGTGCATGATATCGGTATAAAGGTGTCCTTGGAAAAGTATGGAAACAGCAGAGGCGATTTGCAAGAGAAGGAAGGACCTCCTCTTGCCAGAGACCTCCTAACAAAGCTTGATTTTTCCTCTCCAATAATCGAACGAGTGGCGTTCTTGGTAGGACATCACCACACATACACAAATATCGAAGGAATCGACTACCAGATCCTCGTTGAAAGTGACTTCCTGGTAAATCTCCAAGAGAAGAAAACAGGTGTTGAAGCAATTAGAAAGGTATATGAGGAGATTTTCAAGACAAAGTCGGGCAAGCAGTTCTGTGGGGAGATGTTTGGGATATAG
- a CDS encoding MerR family transcriptional regulator has product MKDFFTIGELADLFAIDVQTLRYYDKIGLLVPSNRNHANGYRLYKFDQVYQVASIRYLKRLGYSLEQIREYLDSRTLDHTIERLQGQSALLRQRWQELISIDSAIQRKIEFIKVQLPQVRLQEVQVKTFPDRYYLDIGSEETLYGSDVFYFHPTLVFYRENTKQFGAYLFEYTPEDSEIPSPHEVSVIKGGSFLCGYHKGSYETIGTAINRIREQRGEYRLAGWEVNFNILDQFVERDSSRFITEIQIPIIGES; this is encoded by the coding sequence ATGAAAGACTTTTTCACAATCGGTGAATTGGCAGATTTGTTTGCCATCGATGTACAGACGTTACGGTATTATGACAAGATTGGTTTGTTGGTTCCTTCCAATAGGAATCATGCCAACGGGTATCGGCTCTACAAGTTTGACCAGGTCTACCAGGTTGCTTCCATTCGATATTTGAAGCGTTTGGGGTACTCATTAGAGCAAATCCGGGAGTATTTGGATAGCAGAACCCTCGATCATACCATCGAACGTTTGCAGGGGCAGTCTGCTCTTCTGAGGCAACGATGGCAAGAACTTATTTCCATCGATTCTGCAATCCAGCGAAAGATTGAGTTTATCAAGGTACAGCTTCCCCAGGTGAGACTGCAGGAGGTACAGGTGAAGACCTTTCCTGACCGGTACTATCTAGACATCGGTTCAGAGGAGACTCTTTACGGATCGGATGTATTCTACTTTCACCCAACCTTGGTGTTTTATCGGGAAAACACGAAACAGTTTGGGGCGTATCTTTTCGAGTACACTCCTGAAGATTCAGAGATTCCTTCACCTCATGAAGTGTCAGTCATCAAGGGAGGCTCTTTCCTCTGTGGGTACCATAAGGGTTCTTATGAGACAATAGGAACAGCAATAAACCGGATCAGGGAACAGAGAGGGGAGTATCGTCTTGCTGGATGGGAGGTCAACTTCAATATTCTTGACCAGTTTGTAGAGCGGGATAGCAGCAGATTCATTACTGAGATTCAGATTCCGATTATTGGGGAATCATAA
- a CDS encoding ABC transporter permease codes for MNPVTLTLITTFLAATIRMATPIALAGLGETVSERAGISNIGVEAIMLSGAYFSFWAMFQTSSVALGLLAGIAGGVAASMIHAVLSIHHKADQTIAGLALNFLFLGLTSFLFLIQFGKTTTLPSIEIINRVKLPLLHRIPIVGPALFDQDPFVYLLFFCVILLLVLFYKTEWGVILKAVGENPRAADTAGIRVNMVRYGAACINGVLGGLGGAYLSTVKLGFFQENLTSGKGYIALVTVILGRRNPLGVLAAALVIGSAEALQIRMQTMGSAIPSQVFAMFPYLVTILVLLFSIGKSQDPASLGVPYERDKR; via the coding sequence ATGAATCCTGTAACTCTTACCCTGATCACAACCTTTCTAGCGGCAACTATCCGAATGGCAACTCCTATCGCACTTGCTGGATTGGGAGAGACTGTGAGTGAACGCGCTGGGATAAGCAATATTGGAGTAGAAGCCATTATGCTTAGTGGTGCATATTTCAGCTTCTGGGCGATGTTCCAGACTTCCAGCGTTGCGCTTGGTCTACTTGCCGGTATTGCCGGTGGTGTGGCCGCCAGCATGATCCACGCAGTGCTGAGTATTCACCACAAGGCTGACCAGACAATTGCAGGCCTTGCCCTGAATTTCCTGTTTCTGGGTTTGACCAGTTTCTTGTTCCTGATTCAGTTCGGCAAGACTACCACGCTCCCTTCCATTGAGATTATCAATCGGGTAAAGCTTCCCTTACTTCATAGGATTCCCATTGTCGGTCCAGCATTGTTTGACCAAGATCCTTTTGTCTACCTGCTGTTTTTCTGTGTGATACTCCTGCTGGTGTTGTTCTATAAAACTGAGTGGGGGGTCATCCTCAAGGCAGTGGGAGAGAACCCACGTGCTGCTGATACTGCAGGGATCAGGGTGAATATGGTTCGTTATGGTGCTGCCTGTATCAACGGGGTGCTTGGTGGGCTGGGGGGAGCCTACCTTTCAACAGTAAAACTCGGGTTCTTCCAGGAAAATCTCACCAGCGGGAAGGGGTATATTGCTTTGGTTACAGTCATTCTTGGGCGGCGGAATCCTCTGGGAGTCCTTGCAGCTGCCTTGGTTATTGGCTCAGCTGAAGCCCTACAGATACGAATGCAGACAATGGGCTCTGCGATTCCTTCCCAGGTGTTTGCGATGTTCCCCTACTTAGTGACAATTTTGGTACTACTTTTCTCGATTGGAAAGAGTCAAGATCCTGCCTCCCTTGGGGTTCCGTATGAACGAGACAAGCGCTAA